The Chitinophaga niabensis genome segment TCAGTACCCTGTTAATTTCCCCGAAACACTTCCTGAGCTGATCATTAGAAAAATGTACTATTGCATAGAATGCCAGTACACTTCCAAACGATCCCGGAGCATATGCAATATTCAGCAGATCACCGGTTTCAAATTTAATCTGAGGAGAAAGCTTTTGGGCAACAGTCACCATGGCTGGAGCCAGGTCTATACCAACGAGGTCTTTTACCCCGTTATCGTACAGGAACCTTGTTGTTTGCCCGGGGCCACAGCCAAAGTCTGCACATAACCCTTTGCCCTTATTGTCAGCTGCGAATTCTTTCAGCAACATCCTGTCAAAATGTTTATGGGAGAGTTCATCCCAACGATCGGCTGCATAATCGCCTGCCACCTGGTTGTAACAGTCCAAGACTTTCTCTTGTGAATTCATATTATTTATCGTTTTCTAAAACTAAGCGGATTTTTATTTTTCCTGTCCTTACTTTTTCTATTGCTTCATTCACTTTTGAAAATGGCATAACCTCCACCTCACTGCCAATATTATGTTTTTCAGAGAACGCAAGCATCTCCGTCATTTGTTTTCGGTTGCCTACATAATTC includes the following:
- a CDS encoding class I SAM-dependent methyltransferase, coding for MNSQEKVLDCYNQVAGDYAADRWDELSHKHFDRMLLKEFAADNKGKGLCADFGCGPGQTTRFLYDNGVKDLVGIDLAPAMVTVAQKLSPQIKFETGDLLNIAYAPGSFGSVLAFYAIVHFSNDQLRKCFGEINRVLKPAGDLLFSFHVGDEIVHFDKAHDKEVDVDLLFFKTDDLVTLLLETGFKIIDAIERRPNEGVEYPSRRGYIWTQKI